Proteins encoded in a region of the Paenibacillus pedocola genome:
- a CDS encoding GNAT family N-acetyltransferase, giving the protein MYIDSLEFQRNGLRYIIRSAAEQDAAELSGLRWQIDGETENLERRQGEGFIDTQGFAGMIREDTEASRNLFLVAEVQGRLVGFARCEGNTLTRNAHKVEFGICILQKFWGYGIGYSLLQQATAWADANGVVKISLTVLETNGPAISLYRKFGFETEGILKKDKLLADGTYYSTLMMGRFH; this is encoded by the coding sequence ATGTACATAGACAGTCTGGAATTTCAAAGGAACGGGTTACGTTATATCATCAGGTCAGCGGCCGAGCAGGATGCTGCGGAGTTATCCGGGTTAAGATGGCAGATCGACGGAGAGACGGAGAATTTAGAGCGGCGGCAGGGTGAGGGATTCATTGATACGCAGGGGTTTGCCGGGATGATCCGGGAAGATACGGAGGCTAGCCGAAATTTGTTTTTGGTTGCCGAGGTGCAGGGGAGGCTAGTCGGATTTGCCAGATGTGAAGGCAATACCTTGACGAGAAATGCCCACAAAGTTGAATTTGGCATATGTATCCTTCAGAAGTTCTGGGGGTATGGGATCGGATACAGTCTGCTGCAGCAAGCGACTGCCTGGGCTGATGCGAACGGAGTTGTAAAAATATCTTTAACGGTTCTGGAGACGAACGGGCCGGCGATCTCGCTGTACCGCAAATTTGGTTTCGAAACCGAAGGTATACTTAAAAAAGATAAGCTTTTAGCTGACGGTACATACTACAGTACACTTATGATGGGCAGATTTCATTAA
- the thiE gene encoding thiamine phosphate synthase: MKQISAEDMRRMLKLYFIMGSVNCRLPPAETLTQAIAGGITIFQFREKGAGALRGNAAFDLARQLQAICREHGIPFIVNDDVDLAIALGADGVHVGQEDEPAGSIRQRLGAHKIVGVSAHSLAEAKQAIADGADYLGVGPVYPTSSKDDAQAVQGTQVLEELRRSGLTIPLVGIGGITAGNVPPVIQAGADGVSVISAIAAAADIRAAAQQLLDATSI; this comes from the coding sequence ATGAAGCAGATCAGTGCCGAGGATATGCGGCGGATGCTAAAGCTATATTTTATCATGGGCAGCGTAAACTGCCGCCTGCCCCCTGCAGAGACACTGACCCAGGCTATTGCAGGCGGAATTACAATTTTTCAGTTTCGTGAAAAGGGTGCTGGCGCGCTGCGCGGTAACGCGGCTTTCGATCTGGCCAGGCAGCTCCAGGCCATTTGCCGTGAACACGGGATTCCCTTCATCGTGAACGATGATGTAGACCTCGCTATTGCGCTTGGTGCCGATGGGGTTCATGTCGGCCAGGAGGACGAACCGGCTGGCTCGATCCGTCAAAGGCTCGGAGCCCATAAAATCGTCGGCGTATCGGCCCATAGTCTGGCCGAGGCGAAGCAGGCGATTGCGGATGGAGCGGACTATCTGGGAGTCGGTCCGGTCTATCCCACCTCCTCCAAAGACGATGCACAGGCTGTGCAGGGGACTCAGGTCCTTGAGGAATTGCGGCGCAGCGGTCTTACCATCCCGCTGGTCGGGATTGGCGGCATCACAGCGGGTAATGTCCCTCCGGTCATCCAGGCTGGAGCTGACGGAGTCTCAGTGATCTCTGCAATTGCCGCAGCCGCAGACATTCGCGCAGCAGCACAGCAATTGCTGGATGCCACCTCAATATAA
- the thiD gene encoding bifunctional hydroxymethylpyrimidine kinase/phosphomethylpyrimidine kinase: protein MTSVFKALTIAGSDSGGGAGIQADLKTFQELGVYGMSALTAVTAQNTLGVQAVYPLEPDAVATQLDSIGTDLQPDAVKTGMLFSSEIIRIVAGKIRQYGWNSLVVDPVMVAKGGSPLLLQEAVKALITDLLPLARVVTPNIPEAEILTGMTISGLPDRERAAQVLHAMGPQYVVLKGGHDDGTSGVLDLLYDGQEFIYMDGPRIATRHTHGTGCTYSAAITAGLAKGNTVAKAIPTAKAFIQAAIEDSLGIGAGHGPTNHFAYGNRRRGMLP, encoded by the coding sequence ATGACTAGTGTATTTAAGGCCCTTACCATTGCCGGATCGGACAGCGGTGGAGGTGCGGGTATCCAGGCTGATCTCAAGACATTTCAGGAGCTGGGCGTATACGGCATGTCGGCACTTACAGCCGTGACTGCACAGAATACGCTTGGCGTTCAGGCGGTCTATCCGCTGGAACCCGATGCTGTTGCCACCCAGCTGGATTCCATCGGAACCGATCTTCAGCCGGACGCGGTCAAGACAGGCATGCTGTTCAGCAGCGAAATTATCCGGATTGTGGCCGGTAAGATCAGGCAATACGGCTGGAACTCACTGGTGGTTGATCCTGTAATGGTGGCAAAAGGCGGCTCCCCGCTGCTGCTGCAGGAAGCTGTGAAGGCGCTGATTACAGACTTGCTACCGCTTGCCCGAGTCGTGACCCCCAATATTCCCGAAGCGGAAATATTAACAGGAATGACCATTTCGGGACTCCCGGACCGTGAAAGAGCAGCACAGGTTCTTCATGCCATGGGCCCGCAGTATGTGGTCCTCAAAGGCGGCCACGATGACGGAACATCCGGAGTGCTTGATCTGCTCTATGACGGCCAGGAGTTCATATACATGGACGGTCCGCGGATTGCAACCCGGCACACCCATGGAACAGGCTGCACCTATTCAGCGGCCATTACCGCTGGACTTGCTAAAGGGAACACGGTAGCGAAGGCCATTCCTACGGCGAAGGCCTTCATCCAGGCGGCGATAGAGGACAGCCTGGGAATTGGTGCCGGTCACGGGCCGACCAACCATTTTGCCTATGGGAACAGACGCAGGGGGATGCTGCCATGA
- the thiM gene encoding hydroxyethylthiazole kinase, whose product MSFLAKVRELNPLVHNITNIVVANFSANGLLALGASPFMADAPEEVADVAAMSGAVVLNIGTLNEQLIASMVLAGQSANTHNVPLVLDPVGAGATAYRSEVTQRLLNEMQITALRGNVAEVANVAGEIWASKGVDAGAGDGDVIALANKAALKLGSVVIITGKEDVITDGSRTFIVSNGHPVLTKVTGTGCLLSAVVGAFLAVSEGNGLEAAAEAISFYGVAAEIAAELTAHKGPGAFQIEFLNQLTMVTPQIYSGKSRIRLLNQ is encoded by the coding sequence ATGTCTTTTTTAGCCAAAGTACGTGAACTGAATCCGCTTGTTCATAACATTACGAATATTGTAGTTGCCAATTTCTCGGCAAACGGCCTGCTCGCACTGGGCGCCTCCCCGTTCATGGCCGATGCCCCGGAAGAGGTAGCGGATGTAGCCGCTATGTCGGGGGCCGTAGTGCTGAATATCGGCACACTGAACGAGCAGTTAATCGCCTCGATGGTGCTGGCCGGACAGTCTGCCAACACTCATAATGTCCCGTTGGTGCTTGATCCGGTGGGAGCCGGAGCCACAGCTTACCGCAGCGAGGTCACACAAAGACTGTTGAATGAGATGCAGATTACGGCACTGCGCGGAAATGTCGCCGAAGTAGCCAATGTCGCCGGGGAGATCTGGGCCAGCAAAGGCGTAGATGCCGGAGCAGGCGATGGAGATGTCATTGCTCTTGCCAACAAGGCAGCGCTCAAGCTCGGCTCTGTGGTTATCATTACCGGTAAAGAAGATGTTATTACAGACGGCAGCCGCACCTTCATTGTCAGCAACGGCCACCCGGTCTTAACCAAAGTGACCGGCACCGGCTGCCTGCTGAGCGCTGTCGTCGGTGCCTTTCTCGCTGTCAGTGAAGGCAACGGGCTGGAAGCCGCCGCGGAAGCTATTTCTTTCTATGGCGTAGCCGCAGAGATTGCTGCAGAGCTGACCGCGCACAAAGGTCCGGGAGCCTTCCAGATCGAATTCCTGAACCAGCTGACTATGGTCACACCACAAATCTATAGCGGGAAATCACGGATACGGCTGCTTAACCAATAA
- a CDS encoding ABC transporter substrate-binding protein → MIPNNRSASTWKRKIRFAPLLLLLCLSLSTSGCGNSNSSTSSAPTASSDVKSAQPHKLTIMLDWYPNAVHSFLYAAQQNGYFAEQGLDVDIQMPADSNDALKLVAAGKVDLALSYQPQVLMARGEQIPVKSVAAIVRHPLNHLMVPANSGITSPKDLAGKIAGYSSIPLYEAMLRTMVKSDGGDPAAVNLTDVGFDLIPAISTGRVDGIIGGFINHEQLILEKEGHPVTSINPTDYGVPDYYELVLVASEQGLQKSEDDIKKFMTAARKGQEFVIEQPQKALELLIAHEDATAPLEKDIETKSLEILLPLMDAGDQPFGYQAPESWARVQQWLSANDLLPAEINSQDAFVNL, encoded by the coding sequence ATGATTCCTAACAACAGATCTGCATCCACATGGAAAAGAAAGATCCGATTTGCCCCGCTACTATTACTTCTGTGTCTGAGTCTGAGCACCAGCGGCTGTGGAAACTCTAATAGCTCAACAAGCTCTGCTCCAACTGCGTCTTCCGATGTAAAAAGCGCACAGCCGCATAAGCTGACAATTATGCTCGACTGGTATCCCAATGCGGTCCACTCTTTCTTGTATGCCGCACAGCAGAACGGTTATTTTGCCGAGCAAGGCCTGGATGTGGATATCCAGATGCCAGCAGACAGTAATGACGCGCTGAAGCTGGTCGCCGCAGGCAAAGTCGACCTGGCCCTCAGCTACCAGCCGCAAGTGCTCATGGCCCGCGGGGAGCAGATCCCCGTCAAGTCGGTCGCTGCCATCGTAAGGCATCCGCTGAACCATCTGATGGTTCCGGCGAACAGCGGCATCACAAGCCCTAAAGATCTCGCGGGTAAAATTGCCGGCTACTCCTCCATTCCGCTGTATGAAGCGATGCTGCGGACGATGGTTAAAAGCGACGGCGGCGATCCTGCAGCCGTGAATCTGACCGATGTTGGCTTTGATCTGATTCCGGCCATCTCCACCGGACGTGTTGACGGAATCATCGGCGGCTTCATTAACCATGAACAGCTGATCCTCGAGAAAGAAGGCCATCCTGTCACATCTATCAATCCGACAGATTATGGCGTTCCTGACTACTATGAGCTAGTCCTTGTCGCCAGTGAGCAGGGGCTGCAGAAGTCAGAAGACGATATCAAAAAGTTCATGACAGCGGCCCGCAAGGGGCAGGAATTTGTGATAGAGCAGCCGCAAAAAGCGCTGGAGCTTCTAATCGCCCATGAGGATGCGACTGCACCCCTTGAGAAGGACATCGAAACCAAAAGCCTGGAAATTCTGCTGCCGCTAATGGATGCGGGGGATCAGCCTTTTGGCTACCAAGCTCCTGAATCCTGGGCGAGGGTGCAACAATGGCTAAGTGCGAACGATCTGCTGCCGGCTGAGATTAATAGCCAGGATGCTTTTGTTAATTTGTAG
- a CDS encoding ABC transporter permease: protein MFFRKPFRDYGPFMLLMLLTCAVWETVSRLGLVPSFILPAPSAIWTALIEQRRLLFEQHLPATLQEVLIGFALSVSCGTLLGAGMHMFRPLEKALYPLLIISQTIPLIALSPIFIMWFGYTLWSKVAVVFLTAFFPVVVGTYDGLHKSGKIYRELLLTLGANRWHILRKTQIPLALPSFFSGLKLSIVYCVIGATIGEWLGGSRGLGYFSRRMAGNLQSAEMFAAVFLLSALGVVLFLGVAGLEKYILKKRGIHR, encoded by the coding sequence ATGTTTTTTAGGAAGCCATTTCGGGATTACGGGCCTTTTATGCTATTGATGCTGTTGACTTGTGCAGTCTGGGAAACCGTATCGCGTCTTGGACTGGTTCCCTCTTTCATTCTCCCTGCCCCTTCCGCCATCTGGACAGCACTTATAGAACAAAGGCGGTTGCTGTTCGAGCAGCATCTTCCCGCCACGCTGCAGGAGGTATTGATTGGTTTTGCCTTATCCGTAAGCTGTGGCACCCTGCTGGGCGCAGGTATGCACATGTTCAGACCGCTGGAAAAAGCGCTCTATCCGCTGCTGATTATCAGCCAGACGATTCCGCTGATCGCCCTCTCACCCATTTTTATCATGTGGTTCGGCTATACGCTGTGGAGCAAGGTTGCCGTCGTGTTCTTAACCGCCTTTTTTCCAGTAGTCGTGGGTACATATGACGGTCTGCATAAAAGCGGAAAGATTTACCGGGAGCTTCTGCTGACGCTTGGCGCAAACCGCTGGCATATCCTGCGAAAAACGCAAATTCCGCTGGCGCTTCCTTCCTTTTTCTCCGGACTGAAGCTGTCCATCGTCTACTGTGTCATCGGTGCGACCATCGGGGAATGGCTTGGCGGCAGCCGGGGACTCGGCTACTTCAGCCGCCGGATGGCCGGTAATCTGCAAAGCGCCGAAATGTTCGCCGCCGTCTTTCTGCTGTCCGCCCTCGGCGTCGTCCTGTTCCTCGGTGTAGCCGGGCTTGAAAAGTATATTTTGAAGAAAAGAGGCATTCATCGATGA
- a CDS encoding ABC transporter ATP-binding protein, with protein sequence MSIHQGEFISVVGASGCGKSTLFKIIAGLMEPASGEIRVHGVPSPTAALRLGRVAYMPQQDLLLPWRTVLDNCLLPWELKKDCSKTEATAFIRGMLGRFGLADMEMAYPHELSGGMRQRAAVLRTLAAGNELMLLDEPFGALDAITKRELHRWLLNLWGVLAKTVLFITHDLEEALLLSDRIYLMNGSGLQELIVDLPRPRHYRMNYEPQFVALREDLERRLHESHVF encoded by the coding sequence ATGAGCATTCATCAAGGAGAATTCATCTCTGTTGTCGGTGCCAGCGGCTGCGGAAAAAGCACATTATTCAAGATTATCGCCGGATTAATGGAGCCTGCCAGCGGAGAGATCCGTGTCCACGGAGTCCCCTCGCCTACAGCTGCTTTACGCCTCGGGCGGGTCGCCTACATGCCGCAGCAGGATCTTTTGCTTCCCTGGAGAACGGTCCTGGACAACTGTCTGCTGCCCTGGGAACTGAAGAAGGACTGCTCCAAGACCGAGGCTACCGCATTTATCCGCGGCATGCTGGGACGCTTTGGCTTGGCCGATATGGAGATGGCCTATCCGCACGAGCTGTCTGGCGGGATGCGCCAGCGGGCCGCCGTACTGCGCACGCTGGCCGCCGGAAATGAACTGATGCTGCTGGACGAACCCTTCGGAGCGCTGGATGCCATCACCAAACGGGAGCTGCACCGCTGGCTGCTGAACCTGTGGGGTGTGCTTGCAAAGACAGTCTTGTTCATTACACATGATCTTGAAGAAGCTCTGCTGCTCAGCGACAGGATTTATCTGATGAACGGAAGTGGACTGCAGGAGCTGATTGTTGATCTGCCGAGGCCCAGACATTACAGAATGAACTATGAACCGCAATTCGTCGCGCTGCGGGAGGATTTAGAGCGGAGGCTGCATGAAAGCCATGTTTTTTAG
- a CDS encoding amino acid ABC transporter substrate-binding protein: MKKFSLTILLLLTVVLVAACGNNNNNTAAEPSAAANEGTAATAAPAAQNSLEAVKASGKLRIGTEGTYAPFTFHDADGKLTGFDVEIAEEVSKRLGVEPEFFETQWDGIFAGMDAKRFDVIFNEVSITDERKVKYDFSDPYIVSKAVLIVGENNNDIKSFADLKGKKAGQSLTSNLSDIARKNGAEIVDTDGFNQAIDLLTSGRIDATVNDGLSYLDLKKQKPDVKIKVVDEIAEGSHSAAAFLKGNDELVKAVNDALAAMQSDGTYLKISEKYFGADVSK; the protein is encoded by the coding sequence ATGAAAAAATTTAGTCTAACGATCCTATTGCTGCTGACAGTGGTCCTGGTAGCTGCCTGTGGCAATAACAACAATAATACGGCAGCCGAGCCATCAGCGGCAGCAAATGAAGGTACTGCTGCAACGGCAGCACCTGCCGCTCAGAACAGCCTGGAAGCTGTTAAAGCCAGCGGCAAGCTGCGGATCGGAACGGAAGGAACCTATGCACCGTTCACCTTTCATGATGCAGACGGCAAACTTACAGGTTTTGACGTAGAAATCGCAGAAGAGGTCTCCAAGCGTCTTGGTGTCGAGCCGGAATTTTTTGAAACGCAATGGGATGGCATTTTTGCAGGTATGGATGCCAAACGTTTCGATGTAATCTTTAACGAAGTGTCAATTACAGATGAACGTAAGGTGAAATATGATTTCTCCGATCCGTATATTGTCTCCAAAGCGGTGTTGATCGTGGGTGAGAACAACAATGATATCAAAAGCTTCGCTGACTTAAAGGGCAAAAAAGCCGGACAATCGCTGACCAGTAATCTGTCGGACATCGCCCGCAAGAACGGTGCAGAAATTGTGGATACAGATGGCTTCAACCAGGCTATTGATCTTTTGACCTCGGGCCGGATCGATGCCACAGTAAACGACGGTTTGTCTTATTTGGATCTTAAGAAGCAGAAACCGGATGTGAAAATTAAAGTGGTTGATGAAATCGCCGAGGGTTCCCACAGTGCAGCTGCCTTCTTGAAAGGCAACGACGAACTGGTGAAGGCTGTTAATGACGCATTGGCTGCCATGCAGAGCGATGGAACCTACCTGAAAATTTCCGAGAAATATTTTGGTGCTGACGTTTCCAAATAA
- a CDS encoding amino acid ABC transporter permease, which produces MDDRKIQIFLDSLLPLFKAGVAFTIPLAVVSFVLGLMLAVATALIRLSPWRIPKLIARFYVWIIRGTPLLVQLFIIFYGLPAAGIILDPFVAATIGFTLSVGAYSSEVVRAAILSIHKGQWEAAFSVGMTRSQALRRVILPQAARVSVPPLANSFISLVKDTSLAATITLVEMFKTSQQITARTYEPLLLYCEVALFYLLFCSVLSALQNYLEKRLDRYSAR; this is translated from the coding sequence ATGGATGACCGAAAAATACAGATTTTCCTGGATTCGCTGCTGCCCCTGTTTAAAGCAGGGGTGGCTTTTACCATTCCGCTGGCAGTAGTCTCCTTTGTGCTGGGGCTGATGCTTGCCGTGGCTACTGCACTTATCCGTCTTTCGCCCTGGAGAATTCCGAAGCTGATCGCTCGGTTCTATGTATGGATTATTCGCGGAACCCCGCTGCTCGTCCAACTGTTCATTATTTTTTATGGACTGCCTGCGGCCGGTATTATTCTGGATCCGTTTGTTGCAGCTACCATCGGGTTTACGCTCAGTGTGGGGGCATACTCCTCAGAGGTGGTGCGTGCCGCCATTCTTTCCATACATAAAGGGCAATGGGAGGCAGCGTTCTCGGTCGGGATGACCCGGAGCCAGGCGCTTCGTAGGGTTATTCTCCCGCAAGCCGCACGGGTATCAGTTCCACCTTTGGCGAATTCGTTCATCAGTTTGGTAAAAGATACATCGCTTGCAGCGACAATCACGTTGGTTGAAATGTTCAAAACGTCACAGCAAATTACAGCAAGAACCTATGAACCGCTGCTGTTATACTGCGAAGTTGCGCTCTTCTATCTGCTGTTCTGCTCCGTGCTGTCGGCGCTGCAAAATTACCTGGAGAAACGGCTGGACCGTTACTCAGCGAGATAA
- a CDS encoding amino acid ABC transporter ATP-binding protein → MIEIRDLHKSFGSLQVLQGVDLNVEHGKVLVIIGPSGSGKTTLLRCFNLLELPDRGSISLDDIKLDFTSDGKIPQRSVLALRQKTGMVFQSYNLFPHMTALGNVMEGQVTVQKRSKEEARKRGAELLAKVGLADKADAYPFQLSGGQQQRVAIARAMAVEPEVLLFDEPTSALDPELVGEVLKVIKQLAAEGMTMVIVTHEMKFAADVADEIILMDGGVILEQGTPQEVLEHTKNPRALQFLNKLSGEEI, encoded by the coding sequence ATGATTGAAATACGTGATCTGCATAAATCCTTCGGTTCGCTGCAGGTACTGCAAGGCGTCGATCTCAACGTTGAGCATGGTAAGGTGCTGGTGATTATCGGCCCGTCGGGATCCGGCAAAACCACGCTGCTGCGCTGCTTCAATCTTCTGGAGCTGCCTGATCGTGGGAGCATTTCCCTGGATGACATTAAGCTCGACTTTACGTCCGACGGCAAAATTCCGCAGCGCTCGGTGCTGGCGCTTCGCCAGAAGACAGGAATGGTCTTTCAGTCCTACAACTTGTTTCCGCATATGACGGCCCTCGGCAATGTGATGGAGGGTCAGGTGACCGTTCAGAAACGCTCCAAGGAGGAAGCCAGAAAACGGGGAGCTGAGCTGCTGGCCAAGGTTGGGCTAGCCGATAAAGCGGACGCTTATCCGTTTCAGCTGTCAGGCGGCCAACAGCAGCGCGTGGCGATTGCCCGGGCGATGGCCGTGGAACCGGAGGTGCTGCTGTTCGACGAACCGACCTCAGCGCTCGATCCCGAGCTGGTTGGCGAGGTGCTGAAGGTGATCAAGCAGCTTGCCGCCGAAGGTATGACGATGGTTATCGTCACCCATGAGATGAAATTCGCCGCCGATGTGGCAGATGAGATTATATTGATGGATGGCGGAGTTATCCTTGAGCAGGGAACGCCGCAGGAAGTGCTGGAGCATACCAAGAATCCCCGCGCCCTGCAGTTTCTGAACAAGCTTAGCGGCGAGGAAATATGA
- a CDS encoding S-layer homology domain-containing protein: protein MNMKKNAFAVITTVSLLSFSLGSPMFAAGGTFKDISNVTGKDKINALKAQGLIKGISDTQFLPGSKVTTAQGVQFISGGLQLSLAAIDFNKAPVASSIFSKVKDNVWYTEAFINAYYNGIEIPADIDPAKPITKELFTNFLIQGVEKAGNLPMINIVPVDIADDDALDPSYQGSVQRSLKYNINTLDANGKFNPKSELTRAEAAVMLYNALEYLKSKTEAAPQS, encoded by the coding sequence ATGAACATGAAAAAGAATGCTTTTGCTGTAATAACAACGGTTTCGCTCCTCTCCTTTTCGCTCGGGAGTCCTATGTTTGCGGCAGGTGGTACCTTCAAAGATATTAGCAATGTGACCGGCAAAGACAAGATTAACGCGCTAAAAGCACAAGGCCTGATTAAAGGGATATCTGATACGCAGTTCCTTCCAGGCTCCAAAGTGACGACAGCCCAAGGGGTACAGTTCATCTCCGGCGGTCTGCAATTGAGCCTGGCTGCGATTGATTTCAACAAGGCTCCTGTAGCCAGCAGTATTTTCAGCAAGGTAAAGGACAATGTCTGGTATACAGAGGCCTTCATTAACGCCTACTATAATGGCATTGAAATTCCGGCAGATATCGATCCGGCCAAGCCGATTACCAAGGAGCTGTTCACGAACTTCCTGATTCAGGGCGTAGAAAAAGCAGGCAATCTGCCTATGATTAATATTGTCCCGGTGGATATCGCTGACGATGATGCACTGGATCCCTCGTATCAGGGCAGTGTCCAGCGCTCCCTGAAATACAATATCAATACCCTGGATGCAAACGGCAAATTTAATCCGAAAAGCGAGCTTACCCGCGCTGAAGCAGCTGTAATGCTCTACAATGCACTGGAATACCTGAAATCCAAAACTGAGGCTGCACCGCAGAGCTAA
- a CDS encoding Fur family transcriptional regulator has translation MNPITNISQQFAAQNYKLTPQREAIVKVLLDNEEEHLSVEEVYMRVKSSYPHLGLATVYRTLELLCELHIVEKMNFGDGVARYDLRDHDHAHMHHHLICNVCGRLEEIKDDWLLELEQRLEAEYGFSVTDHRLDFKGTYNTCKRTGCKGDKERQAVS, from the coding sequence GTGAACCCAATTACGAATATCAGCCAGCAGTTTGCCGCGCAAAACTATAAATTAACACCGCAGCGTGAAGCCATCGTGAAGGTGCTGCTCGACAATGAAGAAGAGCATCTAAGCGTAGAAGAAGTTTATATGAGAGTGAAAAGCAGCTATCCGCATCTTGGCCTGGCGACGGTCTACCGGACCTTGGAGCTGTTGTGCGAGCTGCATATTGTGGAGAAAATGAATTTCGGCGACGGCGTGGCCCGTTACGATTTGCGGGACCATGACCATGCCCATATGCATCATCATCTGATCTGCAATGTCTGCGGCAGACTGGAGGAGATCAAGGATGATTGGCTTCTGGAGCTGGAGCAGCGGCTCGAGGCGGAATACGGCTTCAGCGTGACGGACCACCGGCTTGACTTCAAGGGAACCTATAATACCTGTAAGCGGACCGGCTGTAAGGGTGATAAGGAACGCCAGGCGGTATCCTGA
- a CDS encoding TIGR00266 family protein has protein sequence MKYDVLYDGAFAMLKVQMNPGESVKAEMGAMVAMSPGVELRGTVDGGLMRGLGRMLSGEKFFFQELAATRGQCEVLLSPGAIGDIQAIELDGSYKLYVQKDGFLAGTHGIQVNTKMQNLTRGLFSGEGFFIVEISGSGTVFLSSFGAIHAINLEPGEEMIIDNGHLVAWPDYMDYKIEKAATGWLNSLTSGEALVCRFRGEGVVLVQTRNPGSFGNWIKSFVPSRP, from the coding sequence ATGAAATACGATGTATTATACGATGGTGCCTTTGCAATGCTAAAGGTGCAGATGAATCCCGGCGAAAGCGTAAAGGCAGAGATGGGTGCGATGGTGGCCATGTCGCCCGGTGTTGAATTAAGAGGTACGGTAGACGGCGGTCTCATGCGCGGGCTGGGCCGGATGCTGAGCGGAGAAAAATTTTTCTTCCAGGAGCTGGCAGCAACGCGGGGACAATGTGAAGTGCTGCTGTCTCCGGGTGCGATCGGTGATATTCAAGCCATTGAGCTGGACGGATCGTACAAGCTGTACGTGCAGAAAGACGGCTTCCTTGCAGGCACCCACGGCATTCAGGTCAATACCAAGATGCAGAATCTGACCCGTGGCCTGTTCTCCGGTGAAGGCTTCTTCATTGTCGAAATCAGCGGCAGCGGAACAGTCTTCCTCTCCTCTTTCGGGGCGATTCATGCGATCAATCTGGAGCCTGGCGAAGAGATGATTATCGACAACGGACATCTGGTAGCCTGGCCGGACTATATGGACTATAAGATAGAAAAAGCAGCCACCGGCTGGCTGAACAGCTTGACCAGCGGGGAAGCTCTCGTCTGCCGTTTCCGCGGCGAAGGCGTTGTATTGGTGCAGACGCGGAATCCGGGCAGCTTTGGCAACTGGATCAAGTCGTTTGTGCCCTCCAGGCCTTAA
- a CDS encoding helix-turn-helix domain-containing protein, whose translation MTYTAPCHVYTAGFSFHRKPFHMSRADGVQNYLLRLQTEGRSRTRIDGVLSSVEAGDLMLFAPNDPYYLSIDKETYSAGKPRVESGDYHIFCGGPWIEEWWNRKHRPAVLRLPLSDHFLGLFRQLVLEQRRLSDSSPEITACYLQILCMEIDRLMTEQPAISPKGYLAYRMKQYVEEHAAIPFRLEDVAAYVDISVSRAVHLFKEAFGTSIVKYVNDVRLEMARERITFSPMPLEHVSETCGFANYTYFHRLFRGRFGMSPRQYRVYSREQM comes from the coding sequence ATGACATACACCGCACCATGCCACGTTTATACTGCCGGATTCTCATTCCACCGCAAGCCCTTCCACATGTCCCGGGCAGACGGTGTCCAGAATTATCTGCTGCGGCTGCAAACGGAAGGCCGCAGCAGAACCCGCATTGACGGTGTCCTTTCTTCGGTAGAAGCTGGAGATTTGATGCTGTTTGCACCTAACGACCCTTATTACTTAAGCATTGACAAAGAAACCTATTCCGCAGGCAAACCACGGGTCGAAAGCGGGGATTATCACATTTTTTGCGGCGGGCCCTGGATCGAGGAATGGTGGAACCGGAAGCACCGCCCTGCTGTGCTTCGTCTGCCGCTTAGCGATCATTTCCTCGGCCTGTTCCGCCAGCTTGTCCTGGAACAGCGCCGGTTATCCGATTCTTCACCGGAGATTACAGCTTGTTATCTGCAGATTTTATGTATGGAGATTGACAGGCTGATGACAGAGCAGCCGGCAATTTCACCCAAAGGCTACCTCGCATACCGGATGAAGCAGTATGTGGAGGAGCATGCCGCCATTCCGTTCCGCCTGGAGGATGTAGCAGCTTATGTGGATATATCAGTCTCGCGTGCGGTTCATCTGTTTAAGGAGGCTTTTGGAACCAGCATTGTTAAGTATGTAAATGATGTGCGGCTGGAGATGGCGCGTGAGCGGATCACCTTTAGTCCGATGCCGCTTGAGCATGTGTCTGAAACCTGCGGTTTTGCCAACTATACATACTTCCACCGCCTGTTCCGAGGCCGTTTCGGAATGTCGCCTAGACAATACCGCGTATACAGCAGGGAACAGATGTAA